A window from Flavobacterium sp. 83 encodes these proteins:
- a CDS encoding ATP-binding protein has translation MVENDYKDLFNLSPSILVVIDLNFIIIAASDAFLKATMTEREKISGKNIFDIFPINPDDINADGEKNIRASFNSVIKNKQTDTLPVQKYDIRKPEADGGGFEIKYWKISHSPLLDAADNVKYIIQHGEDITENQQLISNNQALKKDNDLLEESNEYAEAIIGIIHETMLILDKDFYIKSASKSFYKKHHITKEETEGKHLFELENGKWDIAELHELLNNTNAKNATIQDLEVKRTFPHLGEKIMLLNAKCFVKKTTKEESIILAIKDITEERKLAIELLAKEKTALEEQLEIEKKALKKIEDSEKRYNMMLMKSPFAIAILKGKDMIVSLANDSIKEIWGKGANLEGKKFLTILPELKDLEFPKLLDNVYKTGIPFYGDAFLAPLFRNGKIEEAYFNFVYQPYQEADETISGVTIIAYDVTAQVMAKKELTAAKVNAEIKTQIAEEAVKSKQQFLSNMSHEIRTPMNGIIGFTNVILKTKLNDSQKEYINAIKESGDALIVLINDILDIAKVDSGKMTFEKLPLSLPVSIDTMLHLFEPKMKEKNLQLIKECAPDIPFRLIGDPMRLRQIILNLMSNAVKFTSSGKITISVKLLEEDTKKATVEFRITDTGIGVPKNRLAEVFNNFEQASAGISNSFGGTGLGLAIVKQLVELQGGTIIVNSEEGKGSTFGFVLSFEKEDTSREIKPIETVAPIHEMPVKKNTNKGIKVLVVEDIALNQLLIKIILLDFGYDVTIADNGKIAIEHLQENKFDIILMDLQMPEMNGFEATEHIREIMKSKIPIIALTADVTSADVEKCKTVGMNDYVSKPIDEKLLFDKMDHYLKDC, from the coding sequence ATGGTTGAAAATGATTATAAAGATTTATTCAATCTTTCTCCTTCAATATTAGTAGTTATAGATCTAAATTTTATTATTATTGCCGCTAGCGATGCATTCTTGAAAGCAACGATGACAGAAAGAGAAAAAATTTCGGGGAAGAATATTTTCGATATTTTTCCGATTAACCCTGATGATATAAATGCCGATGGAGAAAAAAACATACGTGCTTCTTTCAATAGTGTAATTAAAAATAAGCAAACCGATACTTTACCGGTCCAAAAATACGATATTAGAAAACCAGAGGCCGATGGTGGCGGTTTTGAAATTAAATATTGGAAAATAAGTCACTCTCCTTTATTAGACGCAGCAGATAATGTAAAATACATCATCCAGCATGGGGAAGACATTACCGAAAACCAACAACTTATTTCCAATAATCAGGCATTGAAAAAAGACAATGATCTGCTGGAAGAATCTAACGAATATGCTGAGGCGATTATTGGCATCATTCATGAGACAATGCTTATACTGGACAAAGACTTCTATATAAAATCCGCCAGTAAATCATTTTATAAAAAACACCATATTACCAAAGAAGAAACAGAAGGAAAACATTTGTTTGAACTGGAAAATGGAAAGTGGGACATAGCCGAGCTTCATGAATTACTTAACAATACCAATGCTAAAAACGCTACCATTCAAGATCTGGAAGTGAAACGTACCTTTCCTCATCTTGGTGAAAAAATAATGTTGCTGAATGCCAAATGTTTTGTTAAAAAAACAACTAAGGAAGAATCAATTATCTTGGCGATTAAAGATATTACTGAGGAACGAAAATTAGCAATTGAACTTCTAGCAAAAGAAAAAACAGCATTAGAAGAACAACTGGAAATAGAAAAAAAAGCGCTTAAAAAAATTGAAGACAGTGAAAAGCGCTATAATATGATGCTAATGAAATCTCCTTTTGCAATAGCAATATTAAAAGGAAAAGACATGATTGTGTCGCTTGCCAATGACAGTATTAAAGAAATATGGGGAAAAGGAGCTAATCTGGAAGGAAAAAAATTCTTGACTATTTTACCGGAACTTAAAGATTTAGAATTTCCTAAATTATTAGATAATGTCTATAAAACGGGTATTCCTTTTTATGGAGATGCATTTTTAGCACCGCTGTTTCGAAACGGAAAAATTGAAGAAGCCTATTTTAATTTTGTATACCAGCCGTATCAAGAAGCCGATGAAACCATATCTGGAGTAACTATAATCGCTTATGATGTAACGGCTCAGGTAATGGCAAAAAAAGAATTAACTGCCGCAAAGGTTAATGCAGAAATAAAAACTCAAATTGCTGAAGAAGCAGTAAAATCAAAACAACAATTTTTATCAAACATGAGTCATGAAATAAGGACTCCTATGAATGGAATAATAGGTTTTACTAATGTGATATTAAAAACAAAACTAAATGATTCACAAAAAGAATACATAAATGCAATAAAAGAATCAGGAGATGCTTTGATTGTTTTAATAAACGATATTTTGGATATTGCAAAAGTAGATTCCGGAAAAATGACTTTTGAAAAACTACCACTTAGTTTACCCGTTTCAATTGACACAATGCTTCATTTATTTGAACCAAAAATGAAGGAAAAAAATCTGCAATTAATAAAAGAATGTGCCCCTGATATTCCTTTTCGCTTAATTGGTGACCCCATGCGTTTGCGTCAGATAATTTTAAATTTGATGAGTAATGCGGTGAAATTTACATCGTCAGGAAAAATAACTATTAGTGTAAAACTGCTCGAGGAGGACACTAAAAAAGCTACTGTTGAATTTCGGATAACCGATACCGGAATAGGGGTCCCTAAAAACCGATTAGCCGAGGTTTTTAATAATTTCGAACAAGCTTCTGCAGGTATCAGCAACTCTTTCGGCGGCACAGGATTAGGACTTGCCATTGTAAAACAATTGGTAGAATTACAAGGAGGAACAATCATAGTAAATAGCGAAGAAGGCAAAGGTTCTACTTTTGGTTTTGTACTAAGTTTTGAGAAAGAAGATACCTCGCGTGAAATAAAACCAATAGAAACAGTAGCACCCATTCACGAAATGCCTGTTAAAAAAAACACCAACAAAGGCATAAAAGTTTTAGTTGTTGAAGACATTGCTCTGAATCAACTTTTGATAAAAATAATTCTGCTAGATTTTGGTTATGATGTAACGATCGCCGATAATGGAAAAATTGCGATAGAACACCTTCAGGAAAATAAATTTGACATTATTTTAATGGATTTACAAATGCCTGAAATGAATGGTTTTGAAGCCACTGAACACATCCGTGAAATCATGAAATCTAAAATCCCAATTATTGCACTTACTGCAGATGTAACCTCTGCCGATGTAGAAAAATGCAAAACGGTAGGAATGAACGACTATGTATCTAAGCCCATTGATGAAAAACTTTTATTTGATAAAATGGACCATTATTTAAAAGATTGTTAA